The following proteins come from a genomic window of Lachnoclostridium phytofermentans ISDg:
- a CDS encoding GyrI-like domain-containing protein has translation MYNEKCNIEVITVGGDIIVYGLNLQSSGLPINFDSLGMMWDKYTEDMKNNTPNRADKETEYAVCLNKVPDYIVGVEVTEIQEAEAGFKSFKIPAGKYVKVEFNGENHEDLVDAKLMTRQKEAKKWAKNEKIKLSNEFTVEAYPKQTVELEHPEMYCLFPIL, from the coding sequence ATGTATAATGAAAAGTGTAATATCGAGGTTATAACAGTTGGGGGAGATATTATAGTGTACGGGTTGAATTTACAGAGTTCTGGATTGCCGATTAATTTTGATAGTCTTGGAATGATGTGGGACAAGTACACGGAGGATATGAAGAATAATACCCCTAATCGTGCGGACAAAGAGACTGAATATGCAGTTTGTCTGAATAAAGTGCCTGACTATATAGTTGGCGTTGAAGTAACTGAAATCCAAGAGGCGGAGGCTGGATTCAAGAGTTTTAAAATTCCAGCGGGAAAGTATGTCAAGGTAGAGTTTAATGGAGAAAATCATGAGGATCTAGTGGATGCTAAGTTAATGACAAGACAAAAAGAAGCTAAGAAATGGGCAAAGAATGAAAAGATTAAGCTAAGTAATGAATTTACGGTGGAAGCTTATCCAAAGCAAACGGTAGAACTGGAGCATCCTGAGATGTATTGCTTGTTTCCAATTCTATAG
- a CDS encoding threonine aldolase family protein: protein MIRFESDYTEGAHPQILTKLVSTNMEQTIGYGEDPYCEHARELIKEACGNNELAVHFLVGGTQTNTTVISAVLRPYQGVLSAVTGHINCHETGAIEATGHKVLPLASEDGKITAQQVRDYYDEHWSDSSHEHVVQPGMVYISHPTENGTTYQKEELVELYNTCKELELPLFIDGARLGYALASEGNDLSLEDIAANSDVFYIGGTKVGALFGEAIVISNESIKKDFRYNIKLRGGMLAKGRLLGLQFETLFTDNLYQEISEHAVTQAMRIRDAFAKKGYQFLYDSRTNQQFPILPVSLLDFLGEKYSYSFWTKVDDTHNAVRFCTSWATKEENVDALLADIEEFHK from the coding sequence ATGATACGTTTTGAATCGGATTACACTGAAGGAGCACATCCTCAAATATTAACTAAACTTGTTTCAACAAATATGGAGCAAACAATAGGGTATGGGGAAGATCCATATTGCGAGCATGCGCGTGAGTTAATTAAAGAAGCATGTGGTAATAATGAGTTAGCAGTACATTTCTTAGTTGGAGGAACGCAAACAAATACCACCGTTATTAGCGCAGTTCTAAGACCATATCAAGGTGTACTTTCTGCTGTAACCGGACATATTAATTGCCACGAAACCGGAGCAATTGAGGCAACAGGACATAAGGTATTACCCCTTGCTAGTGAAGATGGAAAAATCACAGCACAGCAAGTAAGAGATTATTACGATGAACACTGGTCAGACTCCAGCCATGAGCATGTTGTACAGCCTGGTATGGTGTACATTTCACATCCAACAGAAAATGGAACTACGTATCAAAAAGAAGAATTAGTTGAACTTTATAACACTTGTAAAGAGTTAGAGTTACCGCTATTTATCGACGGTGCTAGATTAGGATATGCATTAGCATCTGAAGGCAATGATTTAAGTCTTGAGGATATCGCCGCAAATAGTGATGTATTTTACATTGGTGGAACCAAAGTAGGTGCTTTATTTGGAGAGGCTATTGTAATATCAAATGAATCTATTAAAAAAGATTTTAGATACAATATCAAACTTCGTGGCGGTATGTTGGCAAAGGGACGTCTATTAGGCTTACAGTTTGAAACATTATTTACAGACAATTTGTATCAAGAAATCTCAGAACACGCTGTGACACAAGCGATGAGAATTAGAGATGCATTTGCTAAGAAAGGATACCAGTTCCTTTATGATTCAAGAACGAATCAGCAATTTCCGATTTTACCAGTTAGTTTATTAGACTTCTTAGGAGAGAAGTATTCCTATAGTTTCTGGACAAAAGTTGATGACACTCATAATGCAGTACGTTTCTGCACTAGCTGGGCGACGAAAGAGGAAAATGTAGATGCTTTACTTGCAGATATTGAGGAGTTTCATAAATAG
- a CDS encoding J domain-containing protein: MRGGGKVPQDNSKYDEIKRKLRELKKLEMKIRSINFDLQKNSKKSLREFENAELVWNKFFDLKSGTSKDLKYSIMELSEMTKDEFKDVISEYFYYVYYFYKESELSDYSKIDIELLTQLGLSIYADNAEIKRKFRELAKTFHPDNGGDSAKFIEIMEKYKNFKN, translated from the coding sequence ATGAGAGGTGGTGGAAAAGTGCCCCAAGATAATAGTAAATATGATGAAATTAAGCGAAAGTTAAGAGAGCTTAAAAAACTTGAGATGAAAATACGCTCCATAAACTTTGATTTACAGAAAAACAGTAAAAAATCTTTAAGAGAATTTGAAAATGCAGAACTTGTATGGAATAAATTCTTTGACTTAAAAAGTGGAACTTCAAAAGATTTGAAATATTCCATCATGGAGCTATCGGAAATGACGAAAGATGAATTTAAGGATGTCATTTCCGAGTATTTTTATTATGTATATTATTTCTACAAAGAAAGTGAATTATCAGATTATTCAAAAATTGATATTGAACTCCTTACGCAATTGGGACTTTCGATATATGCAGATAATGCTGAAATAAAAAGGAAGTTTCGAGAGCTTGCTAAAACATTTCATCCCGATAATGGCGGAGATAGTGCTAAGTTCATAGAAATAATGGAGAAATATAAGAATTTTAAAAATTGA
- a CDS encoding nitroreductase family protein: MDFLELAKERFSVRKFKEVSISLEYIDKILEAGSIAPTACNRQPQKILVINTKEGIENFKKCTECHFNAPLAFVISYDREQCWKRSYDGKTSGEIDASIVATHMMLEATELGIGSTWVMYFIPEAIKVEFEFPDNLEPVAVLVMGYPLEGTSPAAEHFKTKKMIEMITYNSYKKR, translated from the coding sequence ATGGATTTTTTAGAATTAGCAAAAGAGAGATTTTCTGTCCGTAAATTTAAAGAGGTGTCTATTTCCCTAGAATATATTGATAAAATATTAGAAGCAGGCTCTATTGCACCAACAGCTTGCAATAGACAACCGCAAAAAATTCTTGTAATTAACACGAAAGAAGGAATTGAAAACTTCAAAAAGTGTACAGAATGTCATTTTAATGCTCCATTAGCATTTGTAATTAGCTATGATAGAGAACAATGTTGGAAAAGGTCTTATGATGGAAAAACAAGCGGTGAAATAGACGCAAGTATAGTCGCTACTCATATGATGTTAGAAGCAACAGAATTAGGTATTGGCTCAACATGGGTGATGTATTTTATACCTGAGGCTATTAAAGTAGAATTTGAATTTCCTGATAATTTAGAACCAGTAGCTGTATTAGTTATGGGATACCCATTAGAGGGAACAAGTCCTGCTGCTGAACATTTTAAAACAAAGAAAATGATTGAGATGATAACGTATAATAGCTATAAGAAAAGATAA
- a CDS encoding CGGC domain-containing protein, which produces MKVGLIRCMQTEDMCPGTTCFKVIKEKKAAFNDISEDIEVVGVNTCGGCPGKKSVTRAADMVKRGADTIVFASCIFKGTPIGFPCPNAQAMKDAISKKLGDSIQIIDYTH; this is translated from the coding sequence ATGAAAGTAGGATTGATCCGATGTATGCAGACAGAAGATATGTGCCCTGGAACTACCTGTTTCAAGGTAATAAAGGAAAAGAAAGCAGCTTTTAATGATATTTCAGAAGATATTGAAGTTGTTGGAGTTAATACATGTGGAGGCTGCCCAGGGAAAAAATCAGTAACACGTGCTGCAGATATGGTAAAAAGGGGGGCAGATACCATAGTATTTGCATCATGCATCTTTAAAGGTACTCCAATAGGATTCCCATGTCCGAATGCGCAAGCAATGAAGGATGCCATAAGTAAAAAACTTGGTGATAGTATTCAAATTATTGATTATACCCACTAA
- a CDS encoding IS3 family transposase translates to MEPKYLTIQFFKTEKDWDISWMCQQLNVSRTGYYKWLNREQPKEEIENEKIALWIREYDEKFKHTLGYRRMRNYINRDKNKHYSKGRIQRIMRVYGIKSVIRKQRKPYRYSTPETTAENILHREFEASKPNEKWGTDVTEFKVPMSNRKVYLSAILDFYDKSVVSYVLSNHNDNKLVFDTYDLALKSNPDVTPLFHSDRGFQYTNKVFQKKLLNQGMTQSMSRVSCCIDNGPTEGLWGIIKSEMYYISDFADENELCQAIAEYIEYYNNGRYQERFSNLAPMEVRKAAINSEFPVKYPIPENKRILAYKAELEAKKKERIA, encoded by the coding sequence ATGGAGCCTAAATATCTTACTATTCAGTTTTTCAAAACAGAAAAAGATTGGGATATAAGCTGGATGTGTCAGCAATTAAATGTTTCACGTACAGGATACTATAAGTGGTTGAATCGTGAACAGCCAAAAGAAGAGATTGAAAACGAAAAGATAGCTCTATGGATCAGGGAATACGATGAAAAGTTCAAACATACTTTAGGCTATCGTAGAATGCGTAATTACATTAACCGAGATAAAAACAAGCATTATAGTAAAGGTAGAATACAACGTATTATGCGTGTATATGGCATCAAATCTGTAATTAGAAAGCAGCGAAAACCGTATCGTTATTCAACACCAGAAACAACTGCTGAAAATATTTTACATAGGGAATTTGAGGCTTCAAAACCTAATGAGAAATGGGGAACAGATGTTACAGAATTCAAAGTGCCTATGAGTAATAGGAAAGTATATTTAAGTGCCATTCTAGATTTTTATGATAAGTCAGTAGTGTCATATGTACTAAGCAACCACAATGATAACAAGCTTGTTTTTGATACATATGACTTAGCACTTAAATCTAATCCAGATGTCACACCCCTCTTTCATAGTGATAGAGGATTTCAATATACAAACAAAGTTTTTCAGAAGAAACTTTTGAATCAAGGAATGACTCAATCTATGTCTCGTGTTAGTTGCTGTATTGATAATGGTCCAACAGAAGGTCTTTGGGGAATTATCAAATCTGAAATGTATTATATATCAGATTTCGCTGATGAAAACGAACTTTGTCAGGCAATCGCTGAATATATAGAATACTATAACAATGGACGATATCAGGAACGCTTTAGTAACTTAGCACCAATGGAAGTTCGGAAGGCGGCTATCAACTCAGAGTTTCCAGTTAAATATCCAATACCAGAAAACAAAAGAATTCTTGCTTATAAAGCAGAATTAGAAGCAAAGAAAAAGGAACGAATCGCATAA
- a CDS encoding cysteine desulfurase family protein, whose product MIYLDYNATTPIDKEVADAMLPYMYDNFGNPSSSHEYGKIAKQAVEQARTEVADLLHCLKNEIIFTSGGSEANNTVIKGVAYTYRHKGDHIITSKIEHPAILNPCDYLERIGYKISYLPVKENGMVDVSALEQMITDRTILVTIMHSNNETGTIQPIKEIAQICHEHNVLFHTDASQSVGKVPIDVYDLDIDFLTIAGHKLYAPKGIGALYVNKKLSIEPLIHGAGHELGRRAGTENVIFDVALGKACQLAQKALQNDHLKEMTNYFYSNLKEIYGDKIHLNGDLDNRLPNTLNISFLGYNGNEILELLGDDIAASTGSACHSGLISISPVLKEMNVPIDTARGAVRFSLGRFTTKEDIDTVLERFRKMNNKY is encoded by the coding sequence ATGATTTATTTGGACTATAACGCAACGACACCAATCGATAAAGAAGTAGCAGATGCAATGCTTCCTTATATGTATGATAATTTTGGTAATCCATCAAGTAGTCATGAGTATGGAAAGATAGCGAAACAAGCTGTAGAGCAGGCAAGAACAGAAGTTGCGGATCTTTTACATTGTTTAAAAAACGAAATTATCTTTACCAGCGGTGGTAGTGAAGCGAATAATACAGTAATCAAAGGTGTCGCATATACCTATCGTCATAAAGGCGATCATATAATCACATCAAAAATTGAACATCCCGCTATATTAAATCCATGTGATTATTTAGAAAGGATTGGTTATAAGATTTCTTATCTACCGGTCAAGGAAAATGGGATGGTTGATGTATCGGCTTTAGAACAAATGATTACAGATAGAACAATATTAGTCACCATTATGCACTCTAATAATGAAACCGGAACAATTCAGCCTATCAAAGAAATTGCTCAGATATGTCATGAGCATAATGTATTATTTCATACCGATGCATCACAGTCAGTTGGTAAAGTACCAATTGATGTTTATGATTTAGATATTGATTTTCTAACAATAGCAGGACACAAGTTGTACGCTCCGAAGGGTATTGGTGCACTCTATGTTAACAAAAAATTATCGATTGAGCCTTTGATTCATGGTGCAGGACATGAGCTAGGAAGACGTGCCGGTACAGAAAATGTTATTTTTGACGTAGCTTTGGGGAAAGCATGTCAATTGGCACAAAAAGCGCTACAAAACGATCACCTTAAGGAAATGACTAATTATTTTTACTCCAATTTGAAAGAAATATACGGAGATAAGATTCATCTTAATGGTGATTTAGATAATAGATTACCTAATACATTAAACATTAGCTTCTTAGGTTATAACGGTAATGAGATATTAGAGCTATTAGGTGATGACATTGCTGCATCAACTGGTTCAGCTTGTCATTCAGGGTTAATTTCAATATCACCAGTTTTAAAGGAAATGAATGTTCCTATAGATACTGCTCGTGGAGCTGTCAGATTCAGTCTAGGTAGATTTACTACAAAAGAGGATATCGATACAGTACTTGAGAGATTTAGGAAAATGAATAATAAGTATTAG
- a CDS encoding DUF6273 domain-containing protein — translation MEEFNIGGVIPFSGYNWRILDIKNNAALIITEYIIEQRAYHDAYKDITWADCSLRKYLNGEFYDKFNATDKSRIIPVINKNFDNQWYGSKGGADTNDSIFLLSIEEVCKYFGDSSSKLQNRGKNQRYWFERKDENNSKRIARLQGKEWGWWWWLRSPGRVNVKAVYIFGTDGNIGIQGNNILKGNISDGKCTGGVRPALWLKLEL, via the coding sequence ATGGAAGAATTTAATATCGGCGGGGTAATACCATTCAGTGGTTATAACTGGCGCATTCTTGACATAAAAAACAATGCGGCTTTGATTATAACCGAGTATATTATAGAACAGCGTGCTTACCATGACGCTTATAAAGATATAACATGGGCTGACTGCTCGTTAAGAAAATATCTGAACGGTGAATTTTATGACAAATTCAACGCAACTGATAAATCAAGAATAATTCCGGTAATAAATAAAAATTTTGACAATCAGTGGTATGGTTCAAAAGGCGGAGCAGATACAAATGACAGTATATTTTTATTAAGCATTGAGGAAGTGTGTAAATATTTCGGTGATAGCAGTTCAAAACTGCAAAACCGAGGAAAAAATCAAAGATATTGGTTTGAAAGAAAAGATGAAAACAACAGTAAGCGAATAGCAAGACTTCAGGGTAAAGAATGGGGTTGGTGGTGGTGGCTTCGGTCACCCGGCCGCGTTAATGTAAAAGCCGTGTACATCTTCGGGACTGACGGTAATATAGGTATCCAAGGTAACAATATATTGAAAGGCAACATCAGCGATGGAAAATGTACAGGCGGTGTCCGTCCCGCTTTGTGGCTAAAGCTGGAATTGTAA
- a CDS encoding DUF6973 domain-containing protein produces MSKRKLLTKGVVLGLLCAMNLACIEPNNAMASSAPSNTTYEEYTSMDMASAEAFLREDLDQKTTDMILSNLSIAEVKFIQDVETIKEKNKDKSVDEIVNLIDWDNFARTQPKIYGFSSGSLVDEFNNLTPTEKTLVVLYPKEALIVKSCAEETDTWTNKYFRGWKDGDKGNAYRHAFWNARMKLVFNSGANAKIWADAHEAWPDSELDGKSWNGFTAYQHRDMDYHNNEQGRDCIEWYELDPFISNSTVHDRIMAKINNNEMMILVK; encoded by the coding sequence ATGTCAAAAAGAAAACTATTAACAAAAGGAGTCGTTTTAGGTTTGTTGTGTGCTATGAATCTAGCGTGTATTGAACCAAATAATGCTATGGCTTCTTCAGCACCAAGTAACACTACTTATGAGGAATACACATCAATGGACATGGCTTCTGCTGAAGCGTTTTTAAGAGAAGACCTCGATCAAAAAACTACAGATATGATACTTAGTAATCTTAGTATTGCTGAGGTTAAATTTATTCAGGATGTTGAAACAATAAAAGAAAAGAATAAAGATAAATCTGTTGACGAAATTGTTAATTTAATTGATTGGGACAACTTCGCACGCACTCAACCGAAAATATATGGTTTTTCCTCAGGTTCTCTTGTTGACGAATTTAATAACTTAACTCCAACAGAGAAAACACTAGTTGTTTTATATCCAAAGGAAGCATTAATAGTGAAATCCTGTGCAGAAGAAACAGATACATGGACGAATAAATATTTTAGAGGGTGGAAAGATGGGGATAAAGGAAATGCTTATCGTCATGCATTCTGGAATGCACGCATGAAACTCGTCTTCAATAGCGGAGCAAATGCAAAAATATGGGCGGATGCACACGAAGCTTGGCCTGACAGTGAATTAGATGGAAAGTCATGGAATGGTTTTACAGCCTATCAGCATAGAGATATGGATTATCATAATAACGAACAAGGTCGCGACTGTATTGAGTGGTATGAACTTGATCCATTCATATCTAATTCCACGGTTCATGATCGTATCATGGCTAAAATTAATAATAATGAAATGATGATTCTTGTCAAATGA
- a CDS encoding helix-turn-helix domain-containing protein — translation MSKSPSSPAQKLKAVEDYLTGSKNLQEICTELKIASKETVRKWVLLFQNQGAEAFISTSGNKSYTKEFKTMVVEEYIAGNGSLPELMAKYNICAVSSLARWISVYNSDMELKDYNPKQEVYMAEARRKVTIEERKEIVAYCIEHGCDYKNTAEQYDVSYSQVYSWVRKYNASGEEGLADKRGHHKSDEEVDELEKLRRENKRLKRQLEERDMIVELLKKVKEFERRRF, via the coding sequence ATGTCTAAATCACCTTCTTCACCAGCTCAAAAATTAAAGGCTGTTGAAGATTATTTAACTGGATCAAAGAACCTACAAGAGATATGTACAGAACTGAAAATTGCTAGTAAAGAAACTGTACGTAAATGGGTTCTATTATTTCAAAATCAAGGAGCAGAAGCGTTTATTTCAACTAGCGGGAATAAAAGTTATACAAAAGAATTTAAAACCATGGTTGTCGAGGAATATATTGCTGGAAATGGCTCGCTCCCAGAACTCATGGCTAAATATAATATTTGTGCGGTTTCTTCTTTAGCAAGATGGATTTCAGTGTATAATAGCGATATGGAACTAAAGGATTATAATCCGAAACAGGAGGTCTATATGGCTGAAGCAAGAAGAAAAGTAACAATTGAAGAACGTAAGGAAATCGTTGCATACTGTATCGAACATGGATGTGATTATAAGAATACTGCTGAACAATATGATGTTTCTTATAGTCAAGTCTATAGCTGGGTTCGCAAATACAATGCTAGTGGTGAAGAGGGCTTGGCAGATAAACGTGGTCATCACAAATCTGATGAAGAAGTTGATGAGCTAGAGAAACTTCGGAGGGAAAACAAACGTCTGAAACGCCAGCTTGAAGAAAGAGATATGATTGTAGAACTGTTAAAAAAAGTGAAGGAATTCGAAAGGAGGCGATTCTAG
- a CDS encoding ArsR/SmtB family transcription factor produces the protein MDQESRQFKDNTYTQLAKIGKAIASPKRLEILDILAQGSKTVDSIARETEMSVANTSQHLQVLLEARLVDYQKQGLYSYYKLADKTVVNFILSLQMLAEKRIAEITRLREEIYSNKDNMEQIKMPDLLEKMKNGNVTLIDVRPKDEYEIMHIPGANSIPIEDLEKHISNLPSDQEIVAYCRGRYCLLSVEAVELLRSYGYKAVRLEESVQEWYSYNND, from the coding sequence ATGGATCAAGAATCTCGTCAGTTTAAAGATAATACTTATACTCAACTTGCTAAAATAGGAAAAGCCATAGCAAGCCCGAAAAGATTAGAAATACTAGACATCCTAGCTCAAGGTTCTAAGACAGTAGATTCTATAGCACGGGAAACCGAAATGAGTGTTGCTAATACTTCTCAGCATCTACAGGTATTGTTAGAAGCAAGGCTTGTTGATTACCAAAAGCAAGGGCTGTATTCTTATTACAAATTAGCTGATAAAACGGTTGTTAATTTTATCTTATCTTTGCAAATGCTAGCTGAGAAACGTATCGCAGAGATTACTAGACTTAGAGAAGAAATTTATTCAAATAAAGATAATATGGAACAGATAAAAATGCCAGATCTTCTAGAAAAAATGAAAAATGGTAATGTAACCTTAATCGATGTAAGACCGAAAGATGAATATGAAATAATGCATATTCCTGGTGCCAATTCAATTCCTATAGAAGATCTAGAAAAGCATATATCTAATCTCCCAAGCGATCAAGAAATTGTTGCATACTGCAGAGGGAGATACTGTTTATTATCAGTAGAAGCTGTTGAACTTCTAAGATCGTATGGTTATAAAGCGGTACGACTTGAAGAAAGTGTGCAGGAATGGTATTCCTATAATAATGATTAA
- a CDS encoding DUF4037 domain-containing protein, translating into MSKNAINYFEKIIIPLIQTNYPNIMSDLDIMILGSVGLGIDDEISDIEASIYLDDLIWKNQGKQLQLLLNDCLAKTNKWKREGSIICVHPVSWLLDGNAKKFLSNNDNLPWENVSFETLFTMQKNTIILNSKGTLKHLREKTEVTKYPEQLWKKLLITNLKELSIEEFFELNKNVQRNQIPEAYILFGIMIERIYHIAFLVSHEYYPWRTHLDWAFRNLSISRTELSTKIDKLLSTSSWNERVEIIKSIIDFYRNYIKNNNLIPEIDVYSDDLEKELIWAERLSAWNTPDWRNFITEKEKNAVDSGYSPEQFWVWSLWG; encoded by the coding sequence ATGTCAAAAAATGCAATCAATTATTTTGAAAAAATAATCATACCACTAATTCAAACAAATTATCCGAATATTATGTCAGATCTGGATATAATGATATTAGGCTCCGTTGGATTAGGAATTGATGATGAGATTTCTGATATTGAAGCATCTATATATTTAGATGATTTAATATGGAAAAACCAAGGGAAGCAATTACAATTGTTATTAAATGATTGTCTAGCTAAAACGAATAAGTGGAAGAGAGAAGGCTCGATTATTTGTGTCCATCCGGTTTCTTGGCTATTAGACGGTAATGCTAAGAAATTCCTATCTAATAATGATAATTTACCTTGGGAAAATGTATCTTTTGAAACTTTATTTACAATGCAAAAAAATACTATAATTTTAAATTCCAAAGGAACATTAAAACATTTACGGGAAAAAACTGAGGTAACAAAATATCCAGAGCAGCTTTGGAAAAAATTATTAATAACCAATTTAAAAGAGCTGTCCATTGAAGAATTTTTTGAATTAAATAAGAATGTTCAGCGAAATCAAATACCGGAAGCTTATATATTGTTTGGCATAATGATAGAGAGAATTTACCACATTGCTTTTTTGGTTTCACATGAATATTATCCATGGCGTACACACCTAGATTGGGCATTTAGAAATTTATCCATTTCTAGAACAGAACTTAGTACCAAAATAGATAAGTTATTATCTACAAGTAGTTGGAATGAAAGAGTTGAAATAATAAAATCTATTATTGATTTTTATAGAAACTATATAAAAAATAATAATCTTATTCCTGAAATCGATGTATATAGCGATGACCTTGAGAAGGAACTGATTTGGGCGGAGCGGCTTTCTGCTTGGAATACACCTGACTGGCGGAATTTCATTACAGAAAAGGAAAAGAATGCTGTAGATAGTGGTTATTCGCCAGAGCAATTTTGGGTTTGGAGTCTGTGGGGGTAA
- a CDS encoding DUF6615 family protein, protein MGTLYEASQEIKSWITDQPVQEESLTDWMLRYISKYKKNFHYYLFNKTQEACNGADWLWCIKTNPYIYLFLVQAKKTKKTPSENYSGLNQHNGDQIVNLLNEAKTKNLYPIYTFYTNENYQTKCGAPKIDEGAFLASAYDIKKLFDAYGSKIKINSRLVNATHTESLLNNCIGLSCLEDCPLCNSEDSHDFENFLTNYLVNKIEDFNTKLIDENSIYRYKQDEVPSYISALPPMKPNGQGVSLPDWYQKEFSSQIQNLNGIVVFDFTKKTFDY, encoded by the coding sequence ATGGGGACACTTTATGAAGCAAGTCAAGAAATAAAATCGTGGATTACGGATCAGCCTGTACAAGAAGAATCTTTAACAGATTGGATGCTTCGGTATATCTCAAAATATAAAAAAAACTTTCACTATTATTTATTTAATAAAACACAAGAAGCCTGTAATGGTGCCGATTGGCTATGGTGTATTAAAACTAATCCTTACATATATTTGTTTTTAGTTCAAGCGAAAAAAACTAAAAAAACACCTTCTGAAAATTATAGTGGATTAAATCAACATAATGGTGATCAAATAGTTAATTTGTTGAATGAAGCAAAAACCAAAAATCTTTATCCAATTTATACTTTTTATACAAATGAAAACTACCAGACAAAATGTGGTGCTCCAAAGATTGATGAAGGTGCTTTTCTTGCAAGTGCATATGATATAAAGAAATTATTTGATGCCTATGGATCGAAAATTAAAATAAATTCGAGATTAGTTAATGCTACACATACAGAATCACTTCTTAACAATTGTATTGGTTTATCATGCTTAGAAGATTGCCCATTATGCAATAGTGAAGACTCACATGATTTTGAAAATTTTCTTACTAACTACTTAGTAAATAAAATCGAAGATTTTAATACGAAATTAATAGACGAAAATTCCATTTACCGCTATAAGCAAGACGAGGTACCAAGCTATATTAGCGCATTGCCACCTATGAAACCTAATGGACAAGGAGTATCATTGCCTGATTGGTATCAAAAAGAATTCAGCAGTCAAATACAAAACCTTAATGGTATTGTTGTATTTGATTTTACAAAAAAAACATTTGACTATTAA
- a CDS encoding pyridoxamine 5'-phosphate oxidase family protein yields MSKYENAMKLMEERCGNGKEEVIALATISLSPNAAGNPRPAVRMVCAYYEDGVFYVSTDAKKNKMLQIEKNNEVSVGGLDWYAFQGTAENLGWVKDEKNVEIRAKFKKIFDWFDEVGDEDNPNSIVLRITLTEGTITDNERKYGEWQYDIDFINKTAM; encoded by the coding sequence ATGAGTAAATACGAAAACGCGATGAAACTTATGGAGGAACGTTGCGGAAATGGTAAAGAAGAAGTTATTGCCCTTGCAACAATATCACTATCCCCGAACGCTGCCGGTAATCCTCGCCCTGCTGTCCGTATGGTTTGCGCTTATTATGAAGACGGCGTATTTTATGTTTCAACGGATGCAAAGAAAAATAAAATGCTGCAAATTGAGAAAAACAACGAGGTTTCCGTCGGTGGGTTAGATTGGTACGCTTTCCAGGGCACGGCTGAAAATCTCGGTTGGGTTAAGGACGAGAAGAATGTGGAAATCAGAGCGAAATTTAAAAAAATCTTCGACTGGTTCGATGAAGTTGGCGACGAAGACAATCCGAACTCAATCGTTCTGCGTATCACCCTTACAGAGGGTACTATTACTGACAACGAAAGAAAATACGGTGAATGGCAGTATGATATTGATTTTATCAATAAAACAGCGATGTAA